The Streptomyces sp. HUAS MG91 sequence GTACCGAGAGCCCGCTGATGCTGGTACCGGCACCACCCGGTTCGTACCTTCCGGGGCCCGGCGCTCAGGCACACCATGGGGGATGTGACGACGATGACCACTTCGGAGCGGACCACGGGCAGGTCGCCGGACCGCCGCAGGCCGGAGCTGGCCGCCTTCCTGCGCGGCCGCCGCGCCAGAGTCACCCCGCAGGACATGGGCATGCCGGCCGGCCCGCGCCGGCGCACCCCCGGTCTGCGCCGCGAGGAGGTCGCGCAGCTCTCCGGTGTCGGCGTCACCTGGTACACGTGGCTGGAGCAGGGCCGCCCGATCAACGCCTCGCCGCAGGTCCTGGACGCGGTCGCGCGCACCCTGCGGCTCGACCGGCCGGAGCGCGAGCACCTGTACCACCTGGCGGGCGTGCCGTTCGCGCCCGCGCACGAGGACACCGCGCAGCCGGTGAGCCCCCAGGTGCAGGGGATCCTCGACTCCATGGCCCCGCTGCCCGCGGTGGTCTACAACGCCCGGTTCGACCTGCTGGCGACCAATGCCGCCTACCGGTCGCTGTTCATCGTGGTCCCCACCCCGCCGCCCCGGATCCCCAACGCGCTGCGGACGCTGTTCCTGGCGCCCGAGGGGACCTGTCCCCTGGTGAACCGGGAGGCGGAGCTGCCCGTGATGGTGGCGACCCTGCGGTCCGGCTACGGACGGCATGTGGGCGAGCCCGCCTGGGAGGGCTTCGTCCACGAGCTGGCGGCGGCCAGTCCCTTCTTCGCCGAGCTCTGGGAGAGCGGCGACGTCGCGCCGCCGGGGCCCCGCGTGAAGACGTTCCGGTGCGGCCGGACCTCCACGGAGCTGCGGATGACGTCGACGTCCCTGTCGATCGACGGGATGCCGGAGTGCCGGATCGTCGTGTACTCGCCCGCGGACGACACGACCCGCACGTATCTGGACAACGAGAAATCCCGCCCCTGACGGGACGGGATTTCTTTCTGTGGAGCTAAGGAGAATTGAACTCCTGACCTCCTGCATGCCATGCAGGCGCTCTACCAACTGAGCTATAGCCCCTTGCTTTCATTCGGATTCCGGCCGGTTTCCCCGGCGGCCCGAACAAGAAGAACTTTAGCCTGCGACCTGCCAGAAAGTGAAATCCGGCCCCCGCGCCCCAGGGACCGGTCCACTCAGTCGTCGTCGCCGAGGACCGGCTCCGGCAGGGTGCCCGCGTTGTGCTCCAGCAGGCGCCAGCCGCGCGCGCCCTCGCCGAGCACGGACCAGCAGCAGTTCGACAGACCGCCGAGCCCCTCCCAGTGGTGGGACTCCAGGCCCAGGAGACGGCCGATGGTGGTGCGGATGGTGCCGCCGTGGCTGACCACCACGAGCAGACCGCCGTCGGGCAGCTTGTCCGCGTGCCGCAGCACGACGGGCGCGGCCCGGTCGGCGACCTCGGTCTCCAGCTCGCCGCCGCCGCGCCGCACGGGCTCGCCGCGCTTCCACGCGGCGTACTGCTCGCCGAACTGCGCCTGGATCTCGTCGTGCGTGAGGCCCTGCCACGCGCCGGCGTACGTCTCCCGCAGCCCCTCGTCGTACGTGATGTCGAGGCCGGTCAGCCGCACCAGCTCACCGGCGGTGGCGGCGGCCCGCTTGAGGTCGGAGGCGACGATCGCGTCCGGCTTCAGGGAGGCGAGCAGCCGGGCGGCGCGCCGGGCCTGGCCGGTGCCGGTCTCGGTCAGCTCGATGTCCGTGGTGCCCTGGAAGCGGCGCTCCAGGTTCCAGGAGGTCTGGCCGTGCCGCCACAGGATGACCCGGCGACCGCGTGCGGCCGCTGTCAAAGGACCTCACCGCCGAGGTCCCGGATGTCCTCGGCCTCGGCCGCCGCCTCCTCGCGCTGGGCGTGCTCGGCGCCCTTGCCGCGGGTGGCCTTGGCCTCCTCGGGCAGGTCCAGCTCGGGGCAGTCCTTCCACAGCCGCTCCAGGGCGTAGAAGACGCGCTCCTCGCTGTGCTGGACGTGGACGACGATGTCGACGTAGTCGAGGAGGATCCAGCGGGCGTCGCGGTCGCCCTCGCGGCGCACCGGCTTGACCCCGAGGTCCTTGCTCAGGCGCTCCTCGATCTCGTCCACGATGGACTTGACCTGGCGGTCGTTGGGCGCCGAGGCCAGCAGGAAGGCGTCCGTGATGGACAGCACGTCGCTGACGTCGTAGGCGATGATGTCGTGCGCGAGCTTGTCGGCGGCCGCCTGCGCGGCGACGTTGATGAGCTCGATGGAACGGTCAGTGGCGGTCACTACAAGGCTTTCGGTCGGCGGTCGCATCGGGGCGGATTCCCCGGGGATTCCCCCGGACTGTCCCTCACCGGGCCTCACGGGGATACCCCAAGGGTCTCACGGACCGCCAAGCGGCCTCACGGCATCGCCGGCGCCCCGTCGGGGCGCCGGCGCCGGTGTCACTTGCCGGTGTAGTTCTGGCCGAGAACCACGGACACGTCCGCGTTCGCCGTGGTCTCGCCCTTCTTCACCGCCGAGGTCGGCAGGTTCAGGGTCTTGGCGACCTCCACGGCGTCCTGCTTGCTGTCCGCGTCCGCGTAGGTGACCCGGGAGGCGGGCACCGCCGTGTCCGTACCGCCGGAGACGTAGGTGTAGCCGCCGTTGACCAGGGCCACCCGGGCCAGCTCGGTGCGGCCCTTGTCGCCGGTGGCGTTCTCGACGGAGACGCGCGGCGAGTCACCCGAGGACGGGGCCTTCACGGTGCCGCCGAGGACGTCCTTGACGACGGAGTTCGCGGTCGTCTTCGAGAGGCTGCCGTCCTGCTGGACCGGGAGCAGGGCGGTCTTGTAGTCGCCCTCCTTGGCGTGGTCGGCGAGCTTGGCGAGGAAGGCGCCGAGGTCCTTCTCGGTGAGCGGCGGCTCGATGATCTGGGTGAGGGTCTGCACGGTGGTCGTCGCGGCCTGCGGGTCCGAGGAGATCTTGCGCAGGACGCCCTGCATGACCTGGCCGAACCGCATGAGCTGCGCGGTCTCCGACTCGCCCTTGGCCCGGTAGGTGGCGTAGGCGACGGCGGGCGCGCCGCTCAGCGTCTGGTCCTGGCCCTTGTGGACGAGGAAGGTGCCCTTCTTGGCCGGGTCCGGGACGTCGGTGTCGGTGGTGATGTCGATGTTGCCGACGAGTTCGACGAGGTTGCTGAGGAAGGGGGTGTCGAGCCGCCAGGTGCCCTCGATGTCGGTGCCGAGCAGGGTGTCGATGGCGTCGCTGGTGCCCGAGGAGCCGTCGGCGTCGACGGACTTGGCGAGCGTGGTCGAACTGCCCTCCTCGTCCGTCAGGCCGAGGGTGTTGGGCAGCAGCACGGTGGTGCCCTGCTTGGTGGTGGTGTTGTTCACCAGCAGCGCCGTGGAGGTGGCGCCGCCCTTGGTGTTGTGCAGGTGGACGACGATGACGTCGCGGTTCTGCGGTCCGGTGGCGGCCGCGGCGCCGTTCTTGGCCGCGTCGTCGGACAGGAACGGCAGCTTGCCCGCGGACCAGAGGTAGCCGACGCCGCCGACGACGCACAGGGCGAGGACGACGACGAGGGCGACGACCCGGTTGCGGCCGCGGCGCCGGGCCTCCTCGCGCCGCTCGGTGCGCGACTCGGTGAACTTCAGCCAGTCGATGACGTCTTCGGAGTTCTCGTCCGGCTCCTCGACGAACTCGAACTGCTCGGTGCGGTACTCGCGCGGCTCGGCGTCCGCCTGCGGCACGTCCTGCGACGGGACCTGCGGCCGGGGCTCCGGCTGCGCCGGGGGCTGGGCGGGCGGGGCCTGCTGCGGGATGTACGCGGTGGCCTGCGCCTGCTGCTCGGGGCGGTACCCGGCGTGCGGCTGCTGCCCGGTGCCGGTGGCCGCGCCGTAGGGGTCGTAGCCGCCCGAACTCCCCTGCTGCGCCCCGCCGTAGGGATCGTAGGACTGCGGCGGGACCGGCTGCTGCTGCCCGGTCGCGTACGGGTCGTAGCCGTAGCCGTACGCCGGGTCACCGGCGCTGCCCGCGTCGTAGGAGTTGTTCGCGTGCTGCTCGTACGACGGCGCCTGCCCCGCCTGCCGGTAGACCGGCCGGCCGAATTCGTCGTAGCCGACCAGGTCGTAATTCTGCTGGTCGTAACCGTCGTATCGGTCGTTCACCGATGCCCCTCTCGGCGGTGCAGGGTCATTCGCCTCGGTACAGCTGACGTTTGTCGATGTAGCGCACCACACCGTCCGGCACCAGGTACCAGACGGGGTCGCCCTTCGCGACCCGGTCACGGCAGTCCGTGGACGAGATCGCGAGGGCGGGCACCTCGACGAGCGAGACGCCGCCCTCCGGCAGGCCGGGGTCCGCGAGCGGGTGACCCGGCCTGGTCACGCCGATGAAGTGTGCCAGGGAGAAGAGCTCTTCGGTGTAACGCCA is a genomic window containing:
- a CDS encoding histidine phosphatase family protein, with translation MTAAARGRRVILWRHGQTSWNLERRFQGTTDIELTETGTGQARRAARLLASLKPDAIVASDLKRAAATAGELVRLTGLDITYDEGLRETYAGAWQGLTHDEIQAQFGEQYAAWKRGEPVRRGGGELETEVADRAAPVVLRHADKLPDGGLLVVVSHGGTIRTTIGRLLGLESHHWEGLGGLSNCCWSVLGEGARGWRLLEHNAGTLPEPVLGDDD
- a CDS encoding LCP family protein, whose protein sequence is MNDRYDGYDQQNYDLVGYDEFGRPVYRQAGQAPSYEQHANNSYDAGSAGDPAYGYGYDPYATGQQQPVPPQSYDPYGGAQQGSSGGYDPYGAATGTGQQPHAGYRPEQQAQATAYIPQQAPPAQPPAQPEPRPQVPSQDVPQADAEPREYRTEQFEFVEEPDENSEDVIDWLKFTESRTERREEARRRGRNRVVALVVVLALCVVGGVGYLWSAGKLPFLSDDAAKNGAAAATGPQNRDVIVVHLHNTKGGATSTALLVNNTTTKQGTTVLLPNTLGLTDEEGSSTTLAKSVDADGSSGTSDAIDTLLGTDIEGTWRLDTPFLSNLVELVGNIDITTDTDVPDPAKKGTFLVHKGQDQTLSGAPAVAYATYRAKGESETAQLMRFGQVMQGVLRKISSDPQAATTTVQTLTQIIEPPLTEKDLGAFLAKLADHAKEGDYKTALLPVQQDGSLSKTTANSVVKDVLGGTVKAPSSGDSPRVSVENATGDKGRTELARVALVNGGYTYVSGGTDTAVPASRVTYADADSKQDAVEVAKTLNLPTSAVKKGETTANADVSVVLGQNYTGK
- a CDS encoding helix-turn-helix transcriptional regulator, with amino-acid sequence MTTSERTTGRSPDRRRPELAAFLRGRRARVTPQDMGMPAGPRRRTPGLRREEVAQLSGVGVTWYTWLEQGRPINASPQVLDAVARTLRLDRPEREHLYHLAGVPFAPAHEDTAQPVSPQVQGILDSMAPLPAVVYNARFDLLATNAAYRSLFIVVPTPPPRIPNALRTLFLAPEGTCPLVNREAELPVMVATLRSGYGRHVGEPAWEGFVHELAAASPFFAELWESGDVAPPGPRVKTFRCGRTSTELRMTSTSLSIDGMPECRIVVYSPADDTTRTYLDNEKSRP
- the rsfS gene encoding ribosome silencing factor produces the protein MTATDRSIELINVAAQAAADKLAHDIIAYDVSDVLSITDAFLLASAPNDRQVKSIVDEIEERLSKDLGVKPVRREGDRDARWILLDYVDIVVHVQHSEERVFYALERLWKDCPELDLPEEAKATRGKGAEHAQREEAAAEAEDIRDLGGEVL